A window from Salarias fasciatus chromosome 11, fSalaFa1.1, whole genome shotgun sequence encodes these proteins:
- the zc3h12aa gene encoding ribonuclease ZC3H12A, translated as MNQVISSPGSAAADLLDEANEELRVDFFRKLGYSSVEVKAAFRKLGLSTDTNSVLGELVRTRTSPATSGSSTDSDEKNANLKDLPLPHSWTLGPCGVTPHQGDQNTDTELRPVVIDGSNVAMSHGNKEVFSCRGIQLAVNFFLDRGHNAITVFVPTWRREQPRPDAPLTDQHILLELEKQKIVVFTPSRRVGGKRVVCYDDRFIVKLAYESDGVIVSNDTYRDLQGERPEWKKCIEERLLMYSFVNDKFMPPDDPLGRHGPNLDNFLRKNPLPVEQKKQLCPYDKKCTYGMKCKFYHPERTNQSYLSLADELRKKAQISTVKDERNTRLSPKHLQSDPPPTHMFCYPPDSDLIRDKQVSARPAQVSENKLLYWEDPRNSPNHVPCGVTGSQPQKEWPGLHITPSNYYANMSHEYLDSGLGSFESQYSDTSHSLSNSHMPRPQHESVLASPARSPVHSEANSSSQSCRCCSPSVPPKSHQHHHVNMDSKGQPNYPSHMFPPAVASRNSLPGHFHYSAAPRLQQNYWSDPFQGLPQARASSSLPCSVHPSHSHNSCSSYSGHQYNSWGQRQPPSPAFDPKRLELRQNLQAIFNPQQVDTVMEMFPHLMNAEKLAAEILNLKAQRGIF; from the exons ATGAATCAGGTAATTTCCAGCCCaggctcagctgctgcagacctgcTGGACGAGGCCAACGAGGAGCTCAGAGTGGACTTCTTCAGGAAATTAGGCTACTCTTCAGTGGAGGTGAAAGCTGCATTCAGGAAGCTGGGCCTGAGCACAGACACTAACTCTGTCCTTGGAGAGCTTgttagaaccagaaccagcccCGCGACCTCTGGTTCCAGCACTGACAGCGATGAGAAGAACGCGAACCTGAAAGACCTTCCGCTGCCTCACAGCTGGACTCTGGGGCCCTGTGGGGTCACGCCGCATCAGGGAGACCAAAACACTGACACAGAATTGAGGCCTGTTGTGATTGACGGCAGCAACGTTGCCATGAG CCATGGCAACAAGGAAGTGTTCTCATGCCGAGGCATACAGCTGGCAGTCAACTTCTTCCTGGACAGAGGTCATAACGCCATTACTGTGTTTGTCCCCACTTGGCGGAGAGAGCAGCCGAGACCTGACGCTCCCCTCACAG ATCAGCACATTCTGCTGGAGCTTGAAAAACAGAAGATAGTTGTGTTCACTCCGTCCCGACGCGTCGGAGGGAAGCGAGTGGTTTGCTATGATGACCGCTTCATCGTCAAGTTGGCGTACGAGTCGGACGGCGTCATCGTATCCAACGACACCTACCGCGATCTCCAAGGAGAGAGGCCCGAGTGGAAGAAATGCATTGAGGAGAGGCTCCTCATGTACTCATTTGTAAACGACAA GTTCATGCCCCCAGATGACCCTCTGGGCCGCCATGGCCCGAACCTCGACAACTTCCTGAGGAAGAATCCTCTGCCAGTGGAGCAGAAGAAACAACTGTGTCCATACG atAAAAAGTGCACTTATGGCATGAAATGTAAATTCTACCATCCTGAGCGAACAAACCAGTCCTATCTGTCACTGGCCGATGAACTCAGAAAGAAAGCCCAGATTTCTACTGTAAAAGACGAGAGAAACACCAGATTATCACCCAAACATCTTCAGTCTGATCCTCCGCCTACCCATATGTTCTGCTATCCTCCAGACTCTGACCTCATAAGAGACAAGCAGGTTTCTGCACGTCCTGCTCAGGTTAGTGAAAATAAGCTGCTGTACTGGGAGGATCCCAGAAACAGTCCAAATCATGTGCCGTGCGGTGTAACAGGAAGCCAGCCTCAGAAGGAGTGGCCTGGGCTGCACATAACACCGAGCAATTACTATGCCAACATGTCTCACGAGTACCTGGATTCAGGCCTGGGCTCTTTTGAGAGCCAGTACTCTGACACTTCACATTCCCTCAGCAACTCCCATATGCCCCGGCCCCAGCATGAGAGCGTCCTCGCCTCACCCGCGCGATCCCCAGTGCATTCAGAGGCGAATAGCAGCAGCCAGTCCTGCAGGTGCTGTTCCCCTTCGGTGCCTCCGAAATCGCATCAGCATCATCACGTAAACATGGACTCCAAGGGTCAACCGAACTACCCCTCTCATATGTTTCCCCCCGCTGTGGCCAGCCGGAACAGCCTCCCGGGCCATTTCCATTACAGTGCAGCGCCTCGTCTGCAGCAGAATTACTGGTCGGATCCCTTTCAGGGGCTGCCCCAGGCCAGGGCGTCCAGTAGCCTCCCGTGCTCCGTCCATCCCTCTCACTCCCACAACTCATGCTCATCCTATTCGGGTCATCAGTACAATTCCTGGGGCCAGCGGCAGCCGCCTTCACCTGCGTTTGACCCTAAAAGGCTTGAACTGCGGCAGAACCTGCAGGCCATCTTCAACCCACAGCAGGTGGATACAGTGATGGAAATGTTCCCCCATCTGATGAATGCTGAGAAACTGGCTGCAGAGATCCTCAACCTGAAAGCTCAGAGAGGGATTTTCTAA